A genomic window from Pagrus major chromosome 23, Pma_NU_1.0 includes:
- the ier2a gene encoding immediate early response gene 2 protein, which translates to MEVSNEAKRIMVVALGKLYSSRTQRGGLRLHRSLLLTLVMKSARDMYHAAQSTAETQDCEPQNSTAENTTEPATGEPRTLPREEAVCSPSELLTGAENKENQCPSSPAQHSRKRRGKAAAEPDFLPCKKAKLEQASSPQQLIVSAVLIDYVNCSSELGAPPASMPLHRAIAAC; encoded by the coding sequence ATGGAGGTCAGCAACGAGGCCAAGAGGATCATGGTCGTGGCTTTGGGGAAACTGTACAGCTCTCGCACCCAGCGAGGGGGTCTCCGCCTCCACCGGAGCCTCCTCCTGACTCTGGTGATGAAATCCGCCCGGGACATGTACCATGCGGCCCAGTCGACGGCAGAAACACAGGACTGTGAACCACAAAACTCCACTGCCGAGAACACCACGGAGCCCGCCACCGGAGAGCCTCGGACTTTACCCCGAGAGGAGGCCGTGTGCTCCCCCTCGGAGCTGCTCACCGGCGCGGAGAACAAGGAGAACCAGTGCCCGAGCAGCCCGGCTCAACACTCGAGGAAAAGGCGGGGCAAAGCGGCCGCGGAGCCGGACTTTCTGCCGTGCAAGAAGGCAAAACTTGAGCAGGCGAGTTCCCCTCAACAGCTCATTGTGAGCGCCGTCTTGATAGACTATGTGAACTGCAGCAGTGAGCTGGGAGCACCCCCAGCCTCCATGCCTCTACACAGAGCCATTGCAGCGTGTTGA